The DNA window aaaacacagaaaaaatgatttaaaaattacaattattgatttaaaagggggaaaaatcagggaatttaatatacatctatactcttcattttaatttgatcctaaaacagaaagtcggcactcatgatttactttcccgggccacacaaaatgatgcggcggaccatatttggcccccgggccgccactttgacacctgtgaagtAGGGAATTAAAACCCAGTCATTTGCATTCTCAGTATCTGTCAACCACTGATTTACTTTCACACATTTAACTAAAGAGAAAAGGGTGTATACGATTTGGTGTCAAAAGTAAACATGCACTCACCTGTCCCCTCTGCCCGTGTATTATTGCTATCTGCGGGTAGCTGCTAACAGGCTATCAGGAAGCTGCGAGTCCTCAACTGGATAAAGTCCACGACAAGTGGCCCGCGATCTCCACAGGAAAGCACAACTTGCCTCCCGAATTGCAACATGAGCAGTTTAATCGCTTCATCTAAAGCGAAAAATTGGCAAACCGTGACATTTTCCCTATCGGGGTAGTACGGAAGATGCCAGTGGCGTGTCACGTGGGTCACGACAAGCATTTCCTTTTTgggttttcaaaataagacaaacGCACCATGTTTTCCACTGCATTACATTTATTGTTAGGGGTAAGtgacattgtttgtttttactcaTTGTAAAACCAACATAATGTCCTGTCACGAGCATGTCATATGACACGTGTACTTTGCACTTTGGGGGTGATTAAACATACTATGCACATTAAAAACTATTTGAAAAATAGGATGTCTAGCATTCAAATACAGGACAGAATCTCACGTTTAACTTATTGACTAtgatgacagtgatagacgtcaaatctaATTGAATTTGGGTAGGTGGCATTGACTATCATGTCTGTGCCAAAGACGGCtggagacgtccaattcatttttactcAAAGcaattggaagtttgttgatcTGTTTTCTTACTTTCACTCTGAATTCACTGTCACCaccagctaatgagttaattacaatatttttttcttacttctATTGCTGCAAGTGGTGACTGGTTATTACAGaaaatcacccaaaaatattttggggactAAATGTGCTTTATGGAACAAATGAGATTTCCAAGCAATTGCTACATGAGCAGAGATCTTAGCTGAAAAAGTCAGGTGGAATCCAAACATTATACATGACCACAAGAAAAACAGTAACAGTGatcaaataaacaacaaaatagaCCAAGTCAATGATTTTAGCGATCCGCCGGAAGCATTTGCGCTGGGGAACATCACCGGCGCTCGCCGCTTTCTGCTGAGCTGCGCGAACTTCCTCCAGGAAAAGTTTCAGCTGTTCGCGCTCCGACGGAACTATGACTTGAACGGgatcctcttcctctttctccTTCACCACATCTGAAGGAACATGCTTAGTTATTTCCGGCAAGGAGACAACATCATATTTTTCACCAACCTTTCATCTCTTGTTTGTCTGAGCGAACATCCTGGCCGGTCTTTCGTGCCGGATTCTTGCAGAATTTGTCGTCCAGGTCAATGAGGAAGCTCACCAGCATTGCTTCAAGCACACTAAGGCCCACCAGGGCAAACACACCAATGCAGAAGTTGGCTAAAAAAACATGAGagcattttgtgactttttttgtacaaactCCACACCCAAATGTCAGATTGGACCCTCGATCTTAGAATCGTGAGGCTCAAATGCCAACCACCATCCACCAGGCCGCGGTTTTCTAAAAATATCAGTATTTAAAGCTTAGTTAagtatttttcatctttttactCTCCATCTATCTTAAGAAGAAAACCATTTATCAAGTTATGTCCATCatcctgatttttaaaaatattttctacacaaaaggatttaatttttttctaatatttatcattttgatgtatttcttaATGATGGATTTTGCCAATTCTGGATTTTTGGACATTGCTCACCGATGAGGGGCAGGTTGTCCTCGGTGGAGGGCAGCATGTCCTGGAGAAGGAGCAAGAGGACGGAGATGGCGAGCAGGATGGTGATCTTGAAGCTCAATTTCTCCCCACGTGCCTCGTCGATGAAGAAGGATGCCAGGTCCAGTGTCAACAGGTAGAAAAGTGGAATGATAAAGTTGATCACGTACAACATGGGTTTGCGCTCCAGCTTCACCTGAGACAAAGGTTACCACCAAAAATATGAACAACACCATAGATGGTAATGAGATTGtaattttttgggtttttttttttttatctaaaaatgtaatttggCTGTAACCTAACCTTGTAAATGACTTTACTAAGATGGGGGTGACCCGTGCTGGTATCATTTCTGAAAATGTCTAATTTCTTGAGAGTCCACTCCCCTCGTGTCAACAAGATCTGGTCCGAGACATTGTTGATGAATTGGTCACCGCTGAAGGTCTGGAGTTGCATGGAATCGACTGATGGGGAACGGGGACAACATCCGTTGAAAAAGGTCCATCCTTCTCTTTGCCCGTCGACCAATCCTACCGTGAGTGTTCATGGGGCTGAAGGATATGTCGCAGTCCTGTCGGTCGAAGGGGAAGGCGAATAGGTTGAGGGTGCACGTGGACGAGAGCCGCTGACGTGCCGTTATCTGCAACAGCCCGCTGGAGTATACCGTCACGTAGGAGCTCTTCGTTATACTTCCAGTGTCAGAAGTGCTGtaacatcaacaaaaacaatcattttgatGACAACTAAAGGATGAAAGAAATGACAGACTTCCCGTAGATTTTCACATATGGCTTTTTGAGactatttttcattgttttgtacATGATTCAATTAATATTGGATATCTATGTCTAATCTATTTTAAAATCCGATTTTTTCCACCTAATTATTTATAGTTCCCCTTGAAATCATTTGGCTAACTAATGACATCCAATGCTTCTGTGTGTCCATTAACTCTGCAAACACACGCATGAATGGCAATCTATGGTCTTCATTCTCCTCTCTGGTTTACAATTGATTATGACATGCAAACACATAAAAAGTCAATTAAGCGCTCATGTTGAGGTGAATGTGTAGCACCACCTGTCCATATATGTTATTAGTAATGAGTGAGTCAACTTACTCCTCTTGGATGCCTATGTCGGGTGTCCAAAGCTTTGACCTGGGAACGGATAAGTGGGTGATGCCGCAAAAATCAGACGGCGTCCACGTGAGGAAATCATTTTTCCACACCTGTTgatgcaaaaaagaagaaaacaatcgGAACATGTACTTGTTGCCTTAATCTGCGTCACTGCGTCTTCTTACTATTTGGGTCCAAATGTGGCTGGTGAATATTTGAAGCTTCGAATCCTGTACATTAAGGACAGACAAAAGCATAGAAAAGACAATTACTCAGATAATCTGGGGGAGAAATCTAGTATAAGTCAGTCAATAGCGGACATTTTTCTttacactttaaaaatatgacacCAATTATAAAATATTACATGAGAATTAGAAAAAGAAATTCTAAAATTCCTATATcgaaacatttttgaaatggtGGAAATGCACAATTTGCtagaaaactaaaaaataattacCTACTTGAAAAAGATATAGAAACGGCCTATACACAAATTGAGACACCCCAAAATATGACTAATTATACCACATACACACAAGAAAGCAGTGTAatgtacgtatacatatatacatatacacgcacacacacacacacacagacatctATCTATGTATTACTATGTAAATCCAGCAAAGGAAATGGGACAGCATCTATTGTGAAGAGTATCTTGGCAACCAGATGGCAACTTACCACCTGCAAGATGCCATAGAGCAGCATGTCCACTGCTACAACAGTGACCTCCTTCCAATCCTTGACGGGCCTGACGGTGGCCAAGAAGTCATTGGTCGTGTTGAGCTTCAAGTATTCCAGCAGCTCCGAATAAGAGCAGTTTGACGCCCTGCCAAGCGAGACTGCAACAAAATATAAGGTaatttatacacacacaaatcacCTGATTTCTAAAATTTTCCGAGTCTCGATCCAATATACAGAGAATATGTATTGATCGGAAAAGTATTTCTAAATCAATTTAAAGTTATCGCAACATTGTATTTTCCCTGTTTGTTTCATTAGTGTAAATACAAATATGGATTAATTAAAAATtgtgtatattatttttttgattataTTTTGACTTCTTgggatcatgtttcactggaattgacggcgagagacgtccaatccattttggttgAAGGGACTATCCGTTGGATTAGCAGCTGATTAGTTAGTTAACCTAAAAAATGTAAACgactacattttaaaaacacaatatttttgaCGTGATTTGATCAGGGACAGCCctaatatagatgtatatactaGGAACTCACCGTTTGAAGTGAGGAAAAACAGGAGAACCAAAGTCTGCCAGGCCCACATTGTTGTTTGCCTCAACAGCTCCAAGCAGATTTTATAAGTACGCGCCCCGGTGCTTGCGTCAACGGCTAGACAATGGACAGTGAACGCATCACTTCACTCGTTTATTGTATGCAACGTGACTAATTAAGTAAACAAATCAACAGCTGCAGAAAACTTTTGAAATGGAGTCAGGAGTGCAGTTGTGTTGCATTGActattaattaaaacaaaaagtacaatgaaaaaatgtacatttatttaaaagtacaatgaaaatacataaaaataaacaattttgatCAGCGTCTTGTTTTTTGAAGTACTACTACTTTGCAGGCCATTATTACTGTGATTTGCTTGTTTTATAGTGCTTTGCATACGATCCCAAGTCCAAGTCACCTAATTTAGAGGATCCAAAGGATCAAACACCTCGGAAATAtattgagggggaaaaataacGTTCAAATGGTCATCCATTTACTTTTTAGGAGcactttttaaatattgataACAACATCCAAGTACACACTTAACAACTTATTTTAAGGGCGATAAGATACCCAATCCATTTGGGCAGAGAGGCGATTGCTGCTAGCCCtttcagtccaaatggattggacgtctattgctgccaATGGCATCATAAGAGTTCAAAATAGTAATTACTCGTGTGGCATCCAGGTGTGTATTATGGATATATGTCAGTGGGCAGCTGGAAATCTTTGAATGTGTAAAAGGATATGTCGCCGGCATCCACCACAGCAAAGATAACTTGGACATCGCCACTCTGGAAGGTCAGCTGTTTAATGGCCGCCAAGTCAGGAACGGGACCGCTGAAGCTGCAAAACAAAGtcatattttgcaatattttgtgTGATACGTATTGCTTTCCattcttagatttttttgtcatatctcTTCCGCATATTTTCTAAATTTTATGGCATTTGGTTTagcattgaaatattgtgtcaGCCACAGTTAAaagtgaacacaaaaaaaatgtccaaatttgaATCATATTCACTGTGTTGACCATTTTATTTGTCCAACAACTGAAATAGTTTGGCATATTTTGTACAATTTTCTACTATTCTTAatacttttttaatgaatcaTAATCAGAAAAATATACTTTTCCAACACAATGATAGTTTTACCCCAGTGTGTTCTATTTGTGGACTTTTTGATTTTAGAATTTTGTTGTTACATAGTTAAAAAGTCACAATATGATGGCGTTTTGATTCAAAGTCACGACACACCTACACAGCAAGATTACTTGGTTTGGTAGGCATAATTTCCAAAGCGGTTTGTCCCATGACTTTTGTCTGTTTGTAACATGACCACGAACAAACTCACTGATTGCCACACGTCAATGAAGTCTGTGACAAAGGCTGGCAAACAAACCCAGCAGTCTAAAGTCAACTCACCTGCAAACGCACATGCGGGCAAAGGGCTTCCCCGGTTTGCTCTTCTTAAAAGTAGCCACCGTGTCGGGCTGgtaaacattaaaacaaatcttCCACTCCTGCGAGGCTTTCAAGCTGAAAGAAGCAGGTGGCATCCATATTGTTTTGACAAGACAAAGAAAATGGGGATATTCAATCAAAGTCTTGCAGATACCTGGACGCTCCCTCAAGCAAATTTGTGGATTTGATTATGCTGATTTTGTTTAGTAGTTCacctgaaaagaaaataattgcgGTGTTAAACTCAATGGACAGCAAAAAGGACAtccaatatatattttagattatattagataactttattctgtTTTCATCGAGGACTggccacatttaaaaatgttttcttttgtttttaacgttaaaaatgttgatttaaaaaaatttaataccCTTTGACCCTTATGTGGATAGGCAGAACAGAAGAATGAATAGGAATCATAAATACAtttactgttttatttatttgaaatacataaagaaagaaaaacatctaCTTTagcatattttgtattttatataaaaaactaaatagaaaaacattatttacatTAAGAGAATTAAAAAAGGAGATGCTATGTGTGGTACCAGTAGATATGGGTCGGGTGGGGTCGTGTAAAGGAGTGACTTCCATCTTCCACAAGTGTTGCGGTCGCCTGCCATGATTTGCTTGCCGCTTTGTCATCAGTTGATGATACTCGGCCCAGTTTCGGCATTGTCGTTCCTTAAAATGAAGGGGCTTCAATTAAggtttgaaaaatttaaaagcATGATTTCGAGGCACATTCAGACCTTTTTGTTTCTgtacattttccatttttgatTCCTTTGCTCCCTCTTTTTCTCCTTAGCAGACATCTTGACCTGCCGCTTGTTGAGCGCGCTAATCCACAGTGCGACGTTGCAAGAGCCCACCGTCAGCGCACCGGGCAGGAGGGACGGGTCGGGAGACGGTAAGGAGGTGGAGGAACTGCGTGCAAAGGCCACATTGGGGAAAACAATAGAACTGTCCCAATGGGGAGTGCGGCCACGGATGGGCTTCTTGGTCTCGTTAGCATCCGGGGGGTCCACTGCCCACCACGGCCGGCCTCCGCTCGTGCGAGCCGGGGACTCGGCCCTCAGCTTCAACTCGGGATCTGGTTGAACTTCTTCTGGTTGCCTCTTCATAGAACATTCCTGTTGTGGTTTACTATAgcaggaagaaaaataaatatctaaccCACAGCGgagatatatataatatttgcgGTTTGTGCCACCTGCAAGATGCCACGGGGCTGTTGCTGCGCTTCCTCTTTAGTGTGTTCTGGCCCCTTGACAGTGGCATGTTGAGCTGCCTGGCGTACGGCGATGGCTCCGAACTGAGACAGAATATTACGCTGATGTGGCGACGTTTCATACTTGAAATATCCGTTGGGAcctcgttacctggcatcgaaccTGTGTACCACGTAGCCGAGCCTCTTCAGGTGCCCAAACACCTTGGTGAGCGAGCGTAAAACAGTTACAATATATTTGCAACTGAGTGTGAACCGTAGGTGGTCATTTTTACCTGATATTGCTGCAGGCTGATGGTTTTGGAAGACAGAAACCATTCATAGCCGTCTTGAATGGAGAGCGGCAGATCCTGGGAGAAGACCTGCACATTGCCCTGGTCCAAAATAGAGACGTTAGGAGATGGGGGAAAAAGAGATACTCAGAATTTTAGTTGCCACTCACACACTCCATGAGGTAGAGCGCCTCTTCCATTTGAAGGTATTGCTTGCCATTGGCGGAGAATCCCATTGTCTGCCAGAACTTGCCCTGCGAAACAAGACATGTCAGGTTAAAAGTGAATGCTCACCTAATAATAGCattacagaaagaaaaaaattaaggatGGCCCCTCACCGCCGGTGACTCAAGCTGCACAACCTGATCATCGGGAATCCAGATGGCCTTCACCAGGTTACCTCTGCCAAGGTAAAGAAGTGTTACAGAAGAAGCAAAACTGAAAGTATCAAGGCCATTGTTCGCCCTCTTACAGCCTCTCAACTCGCTCCTCCGACACAAGGCTCCAGTGCTCGCTCAAACTCTGCTCCAGACGTTGTCGCTGCTCCTCAGAGTCGTCGGGTGAAAAGTCTTTCTGACCCACAGTCGGGATCTTGTGACACCGGGTTCGAGCTGAAAACAGTTCAGACGGGCTGAAAGACAAACAATAATGATGCGTGTGTGCACACCAGTTTCAAACACGTATGTCTACCCTAAAGCCATGTTAGGGAATTACACAAGatcctaaaataaaatatacagcgaatataaaacaaacttttcccacTTTATCAGTAAAAACACAGCGACTGTCTTGATTTGCAGTAGATTCGAAAGCCAATTAAACTTTACATAATTACCACTTCATTCACCTTAAATGTGcaacaaaagtaaacaaaattaatcaaaagtatacaaaaaatgtacaaaaataaaccTTAATACTGCGATCgactggcaaccgattcaggtgCCC is part of the Stigmatopora argus isolate UIUO_Sarg chromosome 14, RoL_Sarg_1.0, whole genome shotgun sequence genome and encodes:
- the LOC144088091 gene encoding 5-hydroxytryptamine receptor 3A, which codes for MWAWQTLVLLFFLTSNVSLGRASNCSYSELLEYLKLNTTNDFLATVRPVKDWKEVTVVAVDMLLYGILQVDSKLQIFTSHIWTQIVWKNDFLTWTPSDFCGITHLSVPRSKLWTPDIGIQEDTSDTGSITKSSYVTVYSSGLLQITARQRLSSTCTLNLFAFPFDRQDCDISFSPMNTHVDSMQLQTFSGDQFINNVSDQILLTRGEWTLKKLDIFRNDTSTGHPHLSKVIYKVKLERKPMLYVINFIIPLFYLLTLDLASFFIDEARGEKLSFKITILLAISVLLLLLQDMLPSTEDNLPLIANFCIGVFALVGLSVLEAMLVSFLIDLDDKFCKNPARKTGQDVRSDKQEMKDVVKEKEEEDPVQVIVPSEREQLKLFLEEVRAAQQKAASAGDVPQRKCFRRIAKIIDLVYFVVYLITVTVFLVVMYNVWIPPDFFS
- the tsen54 gene encoding tRNA-splicing endonuclease subunit Sen54 — its product is MADQSKESSDPKFFSEILSPSELFSARTRCHKIPTVGQKDFSPDDSEEQRQRLEQSLSEHWSLVSEERVERLGNLVKAIWIPDDQVVQLESPAGKFWQTMGFSANGKQYLQMEEALYLMECGNVQVFSQDLPLSIQDGYEWFLSSKTISLQQYQVFGHLKRLGYVVHRFDASSEPSPYARQLNMPLSRGQNTLKRKRSNSPVASCSKPQQECSMKRQPEEVQPDPELKLRAESPARTSGGRPWWAVDPPDANETKKPIRGRTPHWDSSIVFPNVAFARSSSTSLPSPDPSLLPGALTVGSCNVALWISALNKRQVKMSAKEKKREQRNQKWKMYRNKKERQCRNWAEYHQLMTKRQANHGRRPQHLWKMEVTPLHDPTRPISTGELLNKISIIKSTNLLEGASSLKASQEWKICFNVYQPDTVATFKKSKPGKPFARMCVCSFSGPVPDLAAIKQLTFQSGDVQVIFAVVDAGDISFYTFKDFQLPTDIYP